The Rhodothermales bacterium genome has a segment encoding these proteins:
- a CDS encoding flagellin — protein sequence MAFGDLTRISTNLQSMESLRTLQNSNNELGMRQLRLATGSRINAAEDDSAGYSIATKLNAKVRGQAQALSNVGDAKSLLTIAEGSLNTVMEILQTMKEKTVQAANDTMSSTERSYIDNQLDALSNEITDILTDSKFNNTSLFTSTSFSFQVGAETADSFSVSVGTLSVAQLAVATGDINVTSAANATGLLSSIDSAITTISTKLGSIGDNQKRLTFKQDALGIAINNNEAARSRIQDADFAKEQMEIVKLQILQQTGTAAVAQANSAPQSVLSLF from the coding sequence ATGGCTTTCGGAGACCTTACCCGAATCTCGACGAACCTGCAGTCGATGGAATCGCTGCGCACGCTTCAGAACTCGAACAACGAGCTCGGAATGCGTCAGCTGCGCCTTGCCACCGGCAGCCGGATCAACGCTGCTGAGGATGACTCAGCCGGCTACTCGATCGCTACGAAACTGAACGCAAAAGTTCGCGGCCAGGCTCAGGCGCTTTCGAACGTTGGCGACGCCAAGTCTCTGCTCACAATCGCAGAAGGCAGCCTCAACACGGTGATGGAGATCCTTCAGACCATGAAGGAGAAAACCGTGCAGGCGGCGAACGACACCATGAGCTCAACGGAGCGCTCCTACATCGACAACCAGCTCGATGCGCTCTCCAACGAGATCACGGACATCCTCACGGATTCGAAGTTCAACAACACCTCGCTGTTCACCTCGACTTCGTTCAGTTTCCAGGTTGGTGCTGAGACTGCAGACTCGTTCTCCGTCTCGGTTGGAACGCTGTCGGTTGCACAGCTGGCGGTCGCCACCGGTGACATCAACGTGACCTCGGCCGCAAACGCCACGGGTCTGTTGAGCTCCATCGATTCGGCAATCACCACCATCTCAACCAAGCTTGGTTCGATCGGTGACAACCAGAAGCGTCTGACCTTCAAGCAGGACGCCCTGGGCATCGCCATCAACAACAACGAAGCTGCGCGTAGCCGCATCCAGGATGCCGACTTCGCCAAGGAGCAGATGGAAATCGTAAAGCTGCAGATCCTGCAGCAGACGGGTACTGCTGCCGTCGCCCAGGCCAACTCGGCCCCGCAGTCCGTCTTGAGTCTCTTCTAG
- a CDS encoding glycosyltransferase family 2 protein: MSSSRKLKRKGGKHTLSLCMIVKNEADGLEKCLSTARPHVDEIVVVDTGSTDGTPDIARRYADVYEEIEWPDSFAVARNHSLDLATGEFIMILDGDEFLPDPLHWRRIRKSLAANVACVRMTVRNLLADDQLIAADRMRQLRIFRNAPEVRYEGRVHNQIQAGVIAYANRTGHGLVELDAEIIHTGYAHSESRMKEKYATRMHLLEHEFENARDAQHRAYYGYQLGVVHYVMQEWDKVLDLYGALDYDEMEKGNAFYTHLLASQAALAAGLPARSLVHCNAMFNLDKDEPVAYQITGIALLAGHQFSDGLLMLLEALSMSAEGSRARFMLNPAVLMRKLSRLCRSAGLTRHAEAFERLERAEEFDAEQAKEVIQSLKLGLVQGQRAVA; encoded by the coding sequence ATGAGCTCCTCTCGCAAACTGAAGCGCAAGGGCGGCAAACACACGCTGTCCCTGTGCATGATCGTCAAGAATGAAGCCGACGGGCTCGAGAAATGCCTGAGCACGGCACGGCCTCACGTAGATGAGATAGTAGTCGTGGACACGGGCTCTACCGACGGCACGCCCGACATCGCCCGGCGATACGCAGATGTGTACGAGGAAATAGAGTGGCCGGACTCGTTCGCCGTGGCCCGAAACCACAGCCTGGATCTTGCCACGGGCGAGTTCATCATGATTCTCGACGGGGACGAATTCCTTCCTGACCCGCTGCACTGGCGCCGCATACGCAAATCGCTCGCTGCCAACGTCGCCTGCGTTCGCATGACCGTGCGCAACCTGCTTGCCGATGATCAACTCATCGCCGCAGACCGGATGCGTCAGCTGCGCATCTTCCGCAATGCGCCGGAGGTCCGGTATGAAGGGCGGGTCCACAACCAGATTCAGGCCGGGGTCATCGCCTACGCGAATCGCACCGGCCATGGTCTCGTAGAATTGGACGCGGAGATCATCCACACGGGCTACGCACACAGCGAGTCCCGGATGAAGGAGAAATACGCCACCCGCATGCACCTGCTCGAGCACGAGTTTGAGAATGCCCGCGACGCCCAGCACCGGGCGTACTACGGCTACCAGCTGGGTGTCGTGCACTATGTCATGCAGGAGTGGGACAAGGTGCTCGACCTGTACGGCGCTCTGGATTACGACGAGATGGAGAAGGGGAACGCCTTCTATACGCACCTTCTGGCCAGTCAGGCCGCACTGGCGGCCGGCCTCCCGGCCCGATCCCTCGTGCACTGCAACGCCATGTTCAATCTGGACAAAGACGAGCCGGTGGCGTATCAGATCACCGGCATCGCTCTGCTCGCGGGGCACCAGTTCTCAGACGGTCTGCTCATGCTCCTGGAGGCGCTGTCCATGAGTGCTGAGGGCAGCCGTGCCCGCTTCATGCTCAATCCTGCCGTGCTCATGCGCAAACTCTCGCGCTTGTGTCGCTCGGCCGGACTGACGCGACACGCCGAGGCCTTCGAGCGACTGGAGAGGGCAGAAGAGTTCGATGCCGAACAGGCCAAAGAGGTTATACAGTCCCTCAAACTAGGCCTGGTCCAGGGTCAGCGCGCCGTGGCCTGA
- the fliD gene encoding flagellar filament capping protein FliD, which yields MLSSINRALMANNPYEQLLQQIVRIESQPRGDIEQRLKTAERQSDILGDLDSAVSSLHSLMESFTDVLSSPLDGRAASLSDETYFTAGAGSGAASGSHTMQVQRLASTDTRLSQQYTSAGTSLRSFFDTNGSQSFTISVAAPTDADENNREDISVTVNPTGSTDEDILQEISVAINDAMNAANSAETIDDDEKALASVVSETSDTARLTLRSGQTGYANRLQFTDSANGLLAQLDITNAAVSSGTGGGYVTDIGSSESNSELNSKFVLDGLTIYRSSNQVTDALDDVTLNLKEVQSTSLDFTVGPDTEGVRNQIDDFIQKYNTIVTQLSGATLVDGDLGVRGVFAGDPTLRSLRFNLRNDIAAAVTSQSSGQIQSIAEIGIEISEDGTLSITDNDEFEEALEADPAAFKALFTGADGIATRIDTRISGYLGADGIFDNRVDVLDTSITRINNQLEDFDDKMARRENQLRQQYAKIQEAISLFQGQQQFLGSFSTGFF from the coding sequence ATGCTGAGTTCGATCAACCGGGCCCTGATGGCCAATAACCCGTACGAGCAGCTCCTGCAGCAGATCGTACGCATTGAGAGCCAGCCGCGAGGAGACATCGAGCAGCGGCTGAAAACGGCCGAGCGCCAGTCCGACATTCTCGGTGACCTCGACAGCGCCGTCTCGAGTCTCCACTCGTTGATGGAGAGCTTCACCGATGTGCTTTCCAGTCCACTCGACGGACGAGCCGCATCGCTCTCGGACGAAACCTACTTCACCGCCGGCGCGGGCTCAGGCGCAGCCAGTGGCAGCCACACCATGCAGGTGCAGCGTCTCGCGAGCACCGACACCCGGCTGAGCCAGCAGTACACCAGCGCGGGCACCTCCCTGCGCTCCTTCTTCGATACCAACGGCTCGCAGTCCTTCACGATTTCGGTGGCAGCGCCCACGGACGCCGACGAGAACAATCGCGAAGACATCTCGGTCACCGTGAACCCGACGGGATCCACCGACGAGGACATCCTTCAGGAGATTTCGGTCGCCATCAACGACGCGATGAACGCGGCGAACTCCGCTGAGACCATCGACGATGACGAGAAAGCACTCGCATCGGTGGTCAGTGAGACGTCCGACACGGCGCGGCTTACCCTTCGGTCCGGGCAAACCGGGTACGCGAACCGCCTCCAGTTCACCGATTCCGCCAACGGGCTGTTGGCGCAACTCGATATCACGAACGCCGCCGTTTCCAGCGGCACGGGTGGTGGGTACGTGACCGACATCGGCTCAAGCGAGTCGAATTCAGAGCTGAACTCCAAGTTTGTGCTGGACGGTCTGACCATTTACCGGTCGAGTAACCAGGTCACCGATGCGCTTGACGATGTGACGCTGAACCTCAAAGAGGTACAGTCCACCTCGCTCGACTTTACAGTGGGCCCGGATACCGAAGGCGTCAGGAATCAGATTGACGACTTCATTCAGAAGTACAACACCATCGTCACCCAACTGTCGGGCGCGACGTTGGTCGATGGGGACCTCGGGGTCCGCGGCGTGTTCGCCGGCGACCCCACCCTGCGCAGCCTTCGGTTCAACCTGCGCAATGACATAGCCGCTGCGGTCACGTCACAGTCCAGCGGACAGATTCAGTCCATCGCTGAAATCGGTATCGAAATCTCCGAAGACGGCACCCTTTCAATTACCGACAACGATGAGTTCGAGGAAGCCCTCGAAGCCGATCCGGCCGCGTTCAAGGCGCTCTTCACCGGTGCGGACGGCATCGCCACCCGCATTGACACGCGTATCTCCGGCTACCTCGGGGCCGATGGCATCTTCGACAACAGGGTCGATGTGCTGGACACGAGCATCACGCGAATCAACAATCAGCTGGAAGACTTCGACGACAAGATGGCTCGCCGGGAAAACCAGCTGCGGCAGCAATACGCCAAGATCCAGGAAGCCATTTCCCTCTTCCAGGGACAGCAGCAGTTCCTCGGGTCCTTCTCCACCGGGTTCTTCTAG
- a CDS encoding flagellar basal body P-ring protein FlgI, with protein MKRFFAIALITLVAAPAIAQDGSSRLKDLVMLEGAAPRQLIGYGLITGLDRTGDRVRGRRGSPYTTQSIANMLERLGIPVDPEVINSRNTAAVMVTAVLDPFNGIGSTIDVTVSSLGDARSLSGGMLLMTPLLDPESGERYATAQGPVSTGSILASSLGSSVQVNHTNTGRIPNGAVVQSASPVNLDAAGLGLVLKRPDFTNAVRIADAINTTYPDAAVVEHAGLVRVTRPQEITSSALLLANLEGVQVEVDIPARVVINERTGTIVAGGNVRVSEVMVTYGSIVIATQADPFVSQPGAFSQGETVAGAAGAAQIDQEGTHSVVLQPNTDVNQLAAALNELGLTARDVIAIFQAIDRAGALLGELHIL; from the coding sequence TTGAAACGCTTCTTCGCCATAGCGCTCATCACCCTGGTCGCCGCCCCGGCCATCGCCCAGGACGGCAGTTCCCGCCTGAAGGACCTGGTGATGCTGGAGGGCGCTGCCCCACGACAGTTGATCGGCTACGGGCTGATCACGGGCCTGGATCGCACCGGGGACCGTGTACGCGGACGTCGCGGCAGCCCATACACCACCCAGTCCATCGCCAACATGCTGGAGCGACTGGGCATTCCGGTTGATCCGGAGGTCATCAACTCGCGCAATACGGCCGCCGTCATGGTCACCGCGGTGCTCGACCCCTTCAATGGAATCGGCAGCACGATCGACGTGACCGTGTCCTCGCTCGGAGACGCCCGATCGTTATCGGGCGGCATGCTGCTCATGACGCCGCTCCTGGATCCCGAGTCAGGTGAGCGCTACGCCACGGCGCAGGGACCTGTGTCGACGGGCTCGATACTGGCGTCCTCGTTGGGCTCCTCTGTGCAGGTCAATCATACCAATACGGGGCGCATTCCGAACGGGGCCGTCGTCCAGTCCGCCTCGCCGGTCAATCTGGACGCAGCCGGCCTGGGCCTCGTCCTGAAACGGCCGGACTTCACCAACGCGGTCCGGATCGCGGATGCGATCAATACAACCTACCCCGACGCAGCCGTCGTCGAGCACGCCGGGCTGGTACGGGTCACGCGCCCGCAGGAGATCACCTCCTCTGCCCTTCTGCTTGCCAATCTGGAGGGCGTGCAGGTCGAGGTCGACATTCCTGCGCGCGTCGTCATCAACGAGCGCACCGGAACCATCGTGGCCGGAGGCAACGTGCGGGTCTCCGAGGTAATGGTGACCTACGGCAGCATCGTGATTGCCACGCAGGCCGATCCCTTTGTGTCGCAGCCCGGCGCCTTCTCGCAGGGCGAAACGGTTGCCGGCGCGGCCGGTGCGGCCCAGATCGATCAGGAAGGCACGCACTCGGTGGTGCTGCAGCCCAATACGGACGTCAATCAGCTCGCCGCCGCACTCAATGAGCTCGGGCTGACCGCCCGCGATGTCATAGCGATTTTCCAGGCCATCGATCGCGCCGGCGCTTTGCTGGGTGAACTGCACATTCTGTAA
- the flgG gene encoding flagellar basal-body rod protein FlgG: MLRALYTAALGMSAQQQGVDNIANNLANANTTGFKRTNLVFQDLLYENVQSAGIEEGVDPASTSSLQIGQGAAAIASVKSFVQGSLNDTGNALDLAMNGDGFLQVKRPDGSIAYTRDGTLTMNADGLIVTQSGLVLEPEIQVPPEVAELRIAQDGQVFVRLQNEPNGFELGQIELARFTNPAGLNPIGGNLYEQTDTSGEPFIGTPGQDGLGTIMQGYLEASNVDVVQEMVNLITAQRAYEINSKMVTTSEQMLQIANQLKS, encoded by the coding sequence ATGCTTCGCGCCCTGTACACCGCCGCTCTCGGCATGAGTGCCCAGCAGCAAGGCGTAGACAACATTGCGAACAACCTGGCCAACGCCAATACAACCGGTTTCAAGCGGACCAACCTGGTCTTCCAGGATCTGCTCTATGAGAACGTGCAATCGGCGGGCATCGAGGAAGGTGTCGACCCGGCGTCGACCTCTTCGCTGCAGATCGGCCAGGGTGCCGCCGCCATCGCGTCGGTCAAGAGTTTCGTGCAGGGCAGCCTGAACGACACCGGCAACGCGCTGGACCTCGCCATGAACGGCGACGGCTTCCTGCAGGTCAAGCGGCCGGACGGCAGCATTGCCTACACACGTGACGGCACGCTCACCATGAATGCGGACGGGCTCATCGTCACGCAGTCGGGCCTGGTGCTCGAGCCGGAAATTCAGGTTCCGCCGGAGGTGGCCGAACTGCGCATCGCCCAGGACGGACAGGTCTTTGTCCGGCTGCAGAACGAACCCAACGGATTCGAGCTCGGACAGATCGAACTGGCGCGCTTTACCAATCCGGCCGGACTGAACCCGATCGGAGGCAACCTATACGAGCAGACCGACACCAGTGGCGAGCCCTTCATCGGCACGCCGGGTCAGGACGGGCTCGGCACCATCATGCAGGGCTACCTCGAAGCCTCCAACGTGGATGTGGTGCAGGAGATGGTCAACCTGATCACGGCGCAGCGCGCCTACGAGATCAATTCCAAGATGGTCACCACCTCGGAGCAGATGCTCCAGATCGCCAATCAACTGAAATCGTAG
- a CDS encoding flagellar basal body L-ring protein FlgH, with translation MSRFSLIAVLLLSAAPLSAQSLYSDFRARNAGDIITIVLVEKTSAQRASKWQNAASNGVDASSGVAGASNISGRFGMDARFSKDAQSRNSSVQRDLLTGTMTATIVERDQSGNLMLEGSRSLNVNGETHVMKVTGFVRPVDIRTNNSVLSYNIANAQIEYKRQGGLTRGLFKPGKIARFGAIALLGAAVALGASQ, from the coding sequence ATGTCCCGCTTTTCCCTGATCGCCGTGTTGCTTCTGTCGGCGGCTCCCCTGTCGGCGCAGTCGCTGTACTCCGACTTCCGTGCCCGCAACGCGGGAGACATCATCACCATCGTGCTGGTGGAGAAAACGTCTGCCCAGCGCGCTTCTAAATGGCAGAACGCAGCCTCCAACGGCGTCGATGCTTCCAGTGGCGTCGCCGGTGCGAGCAATATCAGCGGTCGGTTCGGGATGGATGCCCGCTTTTCCAAGGACGCGCAATCCCGGAACAGCTCGGTTCAGCGCGATCTGCTGACGGGCACAATGACCGCGACGATTGTGGAACGTGACCAATCGGGCAATCTGATGCTCGAGGGCTCTCGCTCGCTGAATGTGAACGGCGAAACCCACGTCATGAAGGTGACCGGGTTCGTGCGGCCGGTAGACATCCGCACCAACAACTCGGTGCTCTCCTACAACATTGCCAATGCGCAGATCGAGTACAAACGTCAGGGCGGCCTGACCAGGGGGCTGTTCAAGCCCGGAAAGATCGCGCGATTTGGTGCCATTGCCCTGCTCGGCGCGGCTGTCGCGCTGGGCGCCTCACAGTAG
- the flgK gene encoding flagellar hook-associated protein FlgK: MSLGLLLDISRQSFRALDAAMNVAGQNVANAETEGYSRRRLDLTSLEVYRGGSYQGKAGLVGAGVGIASFDRMRDSMLDHARWEARGTLHYADEQERVMRSVEALFPTGDASLQESVDQFWNAWSDLADHPTDVGVRHSLKGRAEALVSRLNAIDTGVDRIRRETNLAIEEKVTEANNLISLIGSLNAQIAHAQYGGHSDFAAMDRRDIALQRLSEMVPARFEEQIDGSTSVYIRGLQVVTQANTMLLSADLTGSSPQVTIGEPSIGFPSGLDTGEIGALLGPVYDDINNTRDKLNALTDTLVTEVNTLHQAGYGIDGTNGRDFFDPTGLAAGTIALSADVADPINIAASGDSAAQGDNSNALAIHDLRYALVMSGNSQNLSDYAVDIVSEIGSGVAAARARATGAEASVSGLDALADGVRKVNIDDEMVGLIKLQQAYAASARVLSTTDRMFEILLSI; this comes from the coding sequence ATGAGTCTGGGTCTCCTCCTCGATATTTCCCGTCAGAGCTTCCGCGCCCTGGATGCGGCCATGAACGTGGCCGGCCAGAACGTGGCCAATGCCGAGACGGAAGGATACAGTCGCCGGAGACTCGACCTTACTTCGCTCGAGGTCTACCGGGGCGGTTCCTATCAGGGCAAGGCCGGACTGGTCGGTGCCGGTGTCGGCATTGCGTCGTTTGACCGCATGCGCGACTCGATGTTGGATCACGCGCGATGGGAAGCCCGCGGCACGCTGCACTACGCAGACGAGCAGGAGCGGGTGATGCGATCTGTGGAGGCACTCTTTCCCACCGGAGATGCGTCCCTTCAGGAGAGCGTCGACCAGTTCTGGAATGCCTGGTCTGACCTTGCCGATCACCCGACCGATGTCGGGGTGAGACATTCCCTCAAGGGACGTGCCGAGGCACTTGTGAGTCGCCTCAACGCCATCGATACCGGTGTCGATCGCATCAGAAGAGAAACGAACCTTGCCATCGAAGAGAAGGTGACGGAGGCCAACAACCTCATCAGCCTTATCGGCAGCCTGAACGCCCAGATTGCACACGCCCAATACGGCGGGCATAGCGATTTCGCAGCGATGGATCGCAGGGACATTGCGCTGCAGCGCCTCTCGGAGATGGTACCGGCACGCTTTGAGGAGCAAATAGACGGGAGTACCTCCGTGTACATCCGCGGACTGCAGGTGGTCACGCAGGCCAATACGATGCTCCTTTCGGCCGACCTCACAGGGAGCTCGCCCCAGGTGACCATCGGCGAACCAAGCATTGGCTTTCCGTCCGGTCTGGACACTGGAGAGATCGGCGCACTACTGGGTCCGGTCTACGACGACATCAACAATACCAGGGACAAGCTCAACGCGTTGACCGACACGCTGGTCACCGAAGTCAACACCCTCCACCAGGCAGGCTACGGAATCGACGGCACCAACGGGCGCGATTTCTTTGATCCGACAGGCCTGGCTGCCGGCACCATCGCCCTGTCCGCCGATGTCGCCGACCCGATCAACATCGCCGCCTCAGGCGACAGTGCGGCGCAGGGAGACAATTCAAACGCCCTTGCCATCCATGACCTCCGCTACGCACTGGTGATGAGTGGCAACAGCCAGAATCTGAGCGACTACGCGGTTGATATCGTGTCCGAGATCGGATCGGGCGTGGCCGCAGCCCGTGCTCGCGCCACCGGGGCGGAGGCCAGTGTATCCGGCCTGGACGCGCTTGCAGATGGCGTTCGCAAGGTCAACATCGACGATGAGATGGTCGGCCTGATCAAGCTTCAGCAGGCGTACGCGGCCTCGGCTCGCGTGCTATCCACCACGGACCGCATGTTCGAAATCCTCTTGTCTATCTGA
- the flgA gene encoding flagellar basal body P-ring formation protein FlgA: MSRLALILLLTAAPAAAQVSSDQVETAMLYAIAARIPDVSSRIQVAVVRFAGSDATGTVSVSLPERPLVPRGRVQVPVSVDGSRVGSALLHVAHFDSVAIYPESAFSGDMVQAELLRFVWMDVTRFSGEPLTRTALAAYDGQELIARTAIRPDRALRRNDIGPRPAADTGDPVRMTYRRGAFVLELACRARDRGRVGDTIRVYADDSDTVYRARLTAPGRAEWIETL, encoded by the coding sequence GTGTCCCGGCTCGCGCTCATACTGCTTCTGACCGCTGCCCCGGCAGCTGCGCAGGTCTCCTCCGATCAGGTGGAGACCGCCATGCTGTACGCCATTGCCGCCCGCATCCCGGACGTATCCAGCCGCATCCAGGTGGCAGTGGTACGGTTCGCGGGAAGCGACGCGACAGGCACCGTCTCGGTCTCTCTGCCGGAGCGGCCTCTCGTGCCTCGCGGGCGTGTGCAGGTACCCGTTTCGGTGGACGGATCGCGCGTGGGCAGTGCTCTCTTGCACGTGGCCCACTTCGATTCCGTGGCCATCTATCCGGAGTCGGCTTTTTCGGGCGACATGGTTCAGGCAGAGCTCTTGCGCTTCGTCTGGATGGACGTGACGCGATTCTCTGGCGAGCCGCTCACCCGAACCGCGCTGGCGGCCTACGATGGGCAGGAGCTCATCGCCCGAACCGCCATTCGTCCCGACCGCGCGCTGCGCCGGAACGACATCGGTCCCCGACCCGCCGCAGACACCGGGGACCCCGTGCGCATGACCTATCGCCGCGGCGCTTTTGTCCTGGAGCTTGCCTGTCGCGCCCGAGATCGGGGCCGTGTCGGCGACACCATCCGCGTCTACGCTGACGACTCCGACACCGTGTACCGGGCCCGGCTGACGGCTCCCGGGCGTGCGGAGTGGATCGAAACCCTGTAA
- a CDS encoding HDOD domain-containing protein — protein sequence MSRLGNISNERNHKRTLGHLDLNVPPMPHTMFEAMRIMENAESADHARVVRMAENDPLVAVRLLRVVNSAYYAFSREVTDVDRAVRLIGPGAVAALVTGMNVMRLESAMTGPAGELYTRLMRHAVATGWMGQWLWSRLDPSANARTAFTAGLLQDFGRIVLVYSYPEDAIRFYEEEANRSPDAWLAAEASVFGCSSAEAARHVADEMDFTGEMRRVLKGKIEGPLADILEAADASARAFGFAFHDPVDWGQCATLEVWDRLVGRYPARAGEPEELIANVMEARDNLQRYVHQMMSSKSGSPRGFRPAA from the coding sequence GTGAGTCGCCTGGGCAACATATCCAACGAGCGCAACCACAAACGCACACTTGGTCATCTGGACCTGAATGTGCCGCCGATGCCGCATACCATGTTTGAGGCGATGCGCATCATGGAGAACGCAGAATCTGCAGACCACGCACGGGTCGTGCGCATGGCTGAGAACGACCCTCTGGTCGCGGTTCGCCTTCTTCGAGTGGTGAACTCGGCCTACTACGCCTTCTCACGAGAGGTAACCGACGTGGATCGCGCCGTGCGACTCATCGGGCCCGGTGCGGTGGCCGCTCTTGTCACGGGGATGAACGTGATGCGCCTGGAATCGGCGATGACCGGCCCCGCCGGCGAACTCTACACTCGGCTGATGCGACACGCCGTCGCTACGGGATGGATGGGCCAGTGGCTTTGGAGCCGGCTCGATCCGTCCGCAAACGCTCGCACCGCCTTCACCGCCGGACTCCTGCAGGACTTCGGACGCATCGTCCTGGTGTACAGCTATCCCGAAGACGCGATCCGATTCTACGAGGAAGAGGCAAACCGATCTCCCGATGCCTGGCTTGCCGCAGAGGCTTCCGTGTTCGGGTGCTCGAGTGCCGAGGCGGCACGCCATGTGGCCGACGAGATGGACTTCACGGGCGAAATGCGTCGGGTGCTCAAGGGAAAAATAGAAGGGCCCCTGGCCGACATTCTTGAAGCGGCCGATGCGTCCGCCCGAGCGTTCGGATTTGCGTTCCATGACCCCGTTGACTGGGGGCAGTGTGCGACTCTTGAGGTATGGGACCGTCTGGTGGGTCGCTACCCTGCCCGAGCCGGAGAGCCAGAGGAGTTGATTGCCAATGTCATGGAGGCGCGCGACAACCTGCAGCGATATGTGCATCAGATGATGAGCAGCAAGAGTGGCTCACCGCGAGGATTCCGACCCGCCGCCTGA
- a CDS encoding flagellar protein FliS: protein MPSPKSRFDSYQKQAIMSATPEQLVVKLYDLGIASCHRGDRYKLRAVLRELIASLNMEKGGEIAGRLYSIYAFCMDHSANGDLEPVAEILGGLRDAWKSAVVGSARAA from the coding sequence ATGCCAAGTCCAAAAAGCCGGTTCGATAGCTACCAGAAGCAGGCCATCATGTCTGCTACTCCGGAGCAGCTGGTCGTAAAACTCTACGACCTCGGAATCGCCTCCTGCCACAGGGGTGACCGATACAAGCTGCGAGCCGTGCTTCGCGAACTCATCGCCTCTCTCAATATGGAGAAAGGGGGCGAAATCGCAGGCCGGCTGTATTCGATCTACGCATTCTGCATGGATCACTCGGCAAACGGCGATCTGGAACCGGTGGCAGAAATTCTCGGGGGTCTCCGGGATGCCTGGAAGTCGGCCGTTGTAGGATCCGCACGCGCAGCCTGA
- a CDS encoding flagellin, which translates to MGAFGDLSRINTNLQSLEALRAMQLNNSELGTRQLRLATGSKINRAEDDSAGYSIANKIGAKVRGQAQALANVGDAKSLLTIAEGSLSSVMEILMTMKEKTVQAANDTMSSTERSYIDNQLDALSAEITDILTDTKFNSASLFTSSSFSFHVEAEASDTFSVSIGTLSVAQLSVATGDINVTSAANATGLLSSIDSAITTISNKMGQIGDSQKRLTFKQEALNVAINNNEAARSRIIDADFAKEQMHIVKLQILQQTGTAAVAQANQAPQSILQLLQ; encoded by the coding sequence ATGGGTGCTTTCGGAGACCTCTCCCGCATCAATACAAACTTGCAGAGTCTTGAGGCTCTGCGGGCCATGCAGCTCAACAACTCTGAGCTCGGGACCCGCCAGCTCCGACTCGCCACCGGCAGCAAGATCAACCGGGCCGAGGATGACTCGGCAGGTTATTCCATTGCAAACAAGATCGGCGCCAAGGTGCGTGGTCAGGCACAAGCTCTCGCCAACGTAGGCGACGCCAAGAGCCTGCTGACCATCGCCGAGGGCAGCCTCTCCTCCGTCATGGAGATTCTCATGACCATGAAGGAGAAGACTGTCCAGGCCGCCAACGATACGATGAGCTCCACGGAGCGCTCGTACATCGACAACCAGCTTGACGCCCTCTCGGCGGAAATCACGGACATCCTCACGGACACGAAGTTCAACTCGGCCTCGCTCTTCACGAGCTCAAGTTTCAGCTTCCACGTCGAGGCAGAAGCATCAGACACCTTCTCGGTCTCGATCGGGACGCTTTCTGTAGCCCAGCTGTCCGTCGCGACTGGTGACATCAATGTGACTTCAGCGGCCAATGCTACCGGCCTGCTGAGCAGCATCGACTCGGCCATCACGACGATTTCCAACAAGATGGGTCAGATCGGCGACAGTCAGAAACGCCTCACCTTCAAACAGGAGGCCCTGAACGTTGCCATCAACAATAACGAGGCTGCCCGCAGCCGGATTATTGACGCGGACTTCGCCAAAGAGCAGATGCACATCGTAAAGCTGCAGATCCTGCAGCAGACCGGTACAGCAGCGGTGGCGCAGGCCAACCAGGCCCCGCAGTCCATCCTGCAGCTCCTGCAATAA